One region of Polaribacter pectinis genomic DNA includes:
- a CDS encoding alpha/beta fold hydrolase produces the protein MENNKTLYTSFTKLALKVAMSKGMTLKKAKEVVIQKFELHPFEKMIVGLIDSKKLIRKDVDTLLKNCISVCEDFGPDRDYVTLIIVLERIDKIKATKKGTDTISARILLTFKNQIDTINTKIDAPPLFNALLETRSAIEWVTMFGIYPFIPKHKASKNKPVLLMPPYLGNDVSTTFVRNYLKSVGFKTYKWELGVNMINSKYLPKLIEKLDEIFEKHQEKVSLVGWSGGGIFAKIIANRYPDKVEQLITIGSPVWGVKNMKTPLVRMLEFLRGKTLRARNDKFIHELEEIPNVPVTCIYTKTDGLLPWKHCMEAETLRSDIKNIEVFGSHCGMGANASVLLTVANSLNKNITGKEPKGIITKVESLFFPKFWEQKGVSKFTNLFFN, from the coding sequence ATGGAAAACAACAAAACACTCTATACATCATTTACCAAATTGGCTTTAAAAGTTGCAATGTCTAAAGGAATGACATTAAAAAAAGCCAAAGAAGTAGTTATTCAAAAGTTTGAATTGCATCCTTTTGAAAAAATGATTGTTGGTCTAATTGACAGTAAAAAATTAATCAGAAAAGATGTGGACACATTATTAAAAAACTGTATTTCAGTCTGTGAAGATTTTGGGCCTGATAGAGATTATGTCACTTTAATTATTGTTTTAGAAAGAATTGATAAAATAAAAGCGACAAAAAAAGGAACAGATACTATTTCTGCAAGAATTTTATTGACGTTTAAAAATCAGATTGATACCATCAACACAAAAATTGATGCTCCTCCTCTATTCAATGCCTTATTAGAAACAAGATCTGCTATTGAATGGGTTACCATGTTTGGTATTTATCCTTTTATTCCAAAGCACAAAGCCAGCAAAAACAAACCTGTTTTATTAATGCCTCCATATTTAGGTAATGATGTTTCTACAACTTTTGTACGTAATTATTTAAAATCTGTTGGTTTTAAAACCTATAAATGGGAATTGGGTGTAAATATGATCAACTCTAAATATTTACCAAAATTGATCGAAAAATTAGATGAAATTTTCGAGAAACATCAAGAAAAAGTAAGTCTTGTAGGTTGGTCTGGTGGTGGAATTTTCGCAAAAATAATCGCCAATAGATATCCAGATAAAGTAGAACAATTAATTACTATTGGCTCGCCAGTTTGGGGAGTTAAAAACATGAAAACACCTTTGGTAAGAATGTTAGAATTTTTAAGAGGAAAAACTTTAAGAGCCAGAAATGATAAATTTATACACGAATTGGAGGAAATACCAAATGTTCCTGTAACGTGTATTTACACAAAAACAGACGGACTTTTACCTTGGAAACATTGTATGGAGGCAGAAACGTTGAGAAGTGACATCAAAAACATTGAAGTTTTTGGAAGTCATTGTGGAATGGGCGCAAATGCATCCGTTTTATTAACTGTAGCAAATTCCCTAAACAAAAACATTACTGGTAAAGAACCTAAAGGAATTATTACCAAAGTTGAAAGTTTATTTTTTCCAAAGTTTTGGGAACAAAAAGGCGTTTCTAAATTCACAAATCTATTTTTTAATTGA
- a CDS encoding alpha/beta hydrolase — MVFITDTYKTKDEETIFYYKWEVKKMPLKGIVQISHGVGEHAGRYHSIAKLLQEKGYEVYANDHRVHGKSAENKNDLGFYDGDNYFDDAINDMRQLTEIIKNEHPNKKIILFGHSMGSLLSRDYVTKYGDDLEALILSGTASFMKGLGTFGLYSAKVISKFKGRERSNQLLKSVFFSEFNKKFKPNRTKVDWISSDENEVDLFEADPYRIEDFSLSVFLDILKGSKKINEKSTFKKTPKKLPIFIFSGDKDPVGEMGEGVKRVAENYKKAGIKDLTLKLYKGGRHEMLNEVNKEEVQQDVINWLEKRTKV; from the coding sequence ATGGTGTTTATTACAGATACATATAAAACTAAAGACGAGGAAACTATTTTTTACTATAAATGGGAAGTAAAAAAAATGCCTTTAAAAGGTATTGTTCAAATTTCTCATGGAGTTGGCGAACATGCAGGTCGTTATCATTCTATTGCAAAACTTTTACAAGAAAAAGGATATGAAGTATATGCAAATGACCACAGAGTTCATGGAAAATCTGCCGAAAATAAAAACGACTTAGGTTTTTATGATGGTGATAATTATTTTGATGACGCCATAAATGACATGCGTCAATTAACAGAAATCATCAAAAACGAACATCCGAATAAAAAAATAATTCTTTTTGGTCATAGCATGGGTTCTTTGTTAAGTAGAGATTATGTAACAAAATATGGTGACGATTTAGAAGCTTTAATTCTTTCTGGAACTGCCAGTTTTATGAAAGGTTTGGGAACTTTTGGTTTGTACAGCGCAAAAGTTATCAGCAAATTTAAAGGAAGAGAAAGAAGCAATCAACTATTAAAATCGGTGTTTTTTTCTGAATTCAATAAGAAATTTAAACCTAACAGAACAAAAGTAGATTGGATTAGTAGCGATGAAAATGAAGTGGATTTATTTGAAGCAGACCCTTACAGAATAGAAGATTTTTCTTTGAGTGTCTTTTTAGATATTTTAAAAGGAAGTAAAAAAATAAACGAGAAATCAACTTTCAAGAAAACACCAAAAAAATTGCCCATTTTTATTTTTTCGGGTGATAAAGATCCTGTAGGAGAAATGGGTGAAGGTGTAAAAAGAGTTGCAGAAAATTATAAAAAAGCAGGAATTAAAGACCTAACTTTAAAATTATATAAAGGAGGAAGACATGAGATGTTGAATGAAGTGAACAAAGAAGAAGTTCAGCAAGATGTAATTAATTGGTTAGAAAAAAGGACGAAAGTCTAA
- a CDS encoding wax ester/triacylglycerol synthase family O-acyltransferase, with product MAKKVITELLQDAIETSAEQISGQDATFLYADSPSSPMHIATLTIVEGSLKFDDFREMVASKLHLIPKFRKRLVNVPLKLDYPYWADDPNFDIDLHLNRLKLPDPANWKTLRDLTSNIFSSSLDLKRPLWSVYFIEGLDEINQIPKGSVGIVTKVHHVMVDGSSGVGIMGLLFDKDEKAEDKKPAKPKPFDPEPLPDELSLLLKSTYSFLKNPLKIPKLVSETAVSMMKGKINAQLKNKRTFQKSAYPVPKTIFNGSVSPKRTWGTAILSFERINTLRKIMDVSINDIILAICAGGIRKYLEEREQLPVQPLVANVPISIRVKGEKQKMNNQISNMLVRIATHIKDPIERLEYIQEQTNLGKTRHKAVGAKSLAKMADAVPFGLANLAAGLYSKYNIKEFHRPPFNVTITNVPGPKGLLYLKGHKIVGIFGLTPVLDGFGLIIAAFSYNGQVTITTTSDAKTMPDADKFSRYIRDSANELEEIILKKKEEKTVSKVIKFKSISFFNSFRKFLKESKSLDKKLKAVYSFEVHQNETIAYWTLDFSKKEPSLSKKKTAKVNTVITIDDTILYDVFKGKLLLEELLIQERIKFTGTKKDTDLILKLMSTFLEKA from the coding sequence ATGGCAAAAAAAGTAATAACAGAGCTTCTACAAGACGCAATTGAAACTTCAGCAGAGCAAATTTCTGGACAAGATGCAACTTTTTTATATGCAGATTCACCTTCAAGTCCTATGCACATTGCAACATTAACAATTGTGGAAGGTTCTTTAAAGTTTGATGATTTTAGAGAAATGGTCGCTTCTAAATTACATTTAATTCCGAAATTTAGAAAAAGATTGGTAAATGTGCCATTAAAATTAGATTATCCTTATTGGGCAGATGACCCAAATTTTGATATTGATTTGCATTTGAACCGATTAAAATTGCCAGATCCAGCAAACTGGAAAACCTTAAGAGATTTAACATCGAATATTTTTAGCAGTTCTTTAGATTTAAAAAGACCTTTATGGTCCGTTTATTTTATTGAAGGTTTAGATGAAATTAACCAAATACCTAAAGGTTCTGTAGGAATTGTTACCAAAGTACATCATGTAATGGTAGATGGTAGTTCTGGTGTTGGTATTATGGGATTGCTGTTTGATAAAGATGAAAAAGCAGAAGATAAAAAACCTGCAAAACCAAAACCATTTGACCCAGAACCTTTGCCAGATGAATTGAGTTTGCTTTTAAAAAGCACCTATAGTTTTCTTAAAAACCCTTTAAAAATCCCGAAATTAGTTAGCGAAACTGCTGTTTCTATGATGAAAGGAAAAATAAATGCGCAACTTAAAAACAAAAGAACATTTCAAAAAAGTGCATATCCTGTTCCTAAAACCATTTTTAATGGTTCAGTTTCACCAAAGAGAACTTGGGGAACTGCTATTTTATCTTTCGAAAGAATAAACACGCTTCGTAAAATAATGGACGTAAGTATTAACGATATTATTTTGGCAATTTGTGCTGGTGGAATTCGTAAATATTTAGAAGAAAGAGAGCAATTACCTGTACAACCTTTAGTTGCAAATGTTCCTATTTCTATTCGTGTAAAAGGCGAAAAACAAAAAATGAACAATCAAATTTCTAACATGTTGGTTAGAATTGCAACGCATATAAAAGACCCAATTGAAAGATTAGAATATATACAAGAACAAACAAATTTAGGAAAAACAAGACACAAAGCTGTTGGAGCAAAATCTTTGGCAAAAATGGCAGATGCTGTTCCTTTTGGATTGGCAAATTTAGCTGCTGGTTTGTATAGTAAATACAATATTAAAGAATTTCACAGACCACCTTTTAATGTTACAATTACAAATGTTCCTGGACCAAAAGGTTTGCTCTATTTAAAAGGTCATAAAATTGTTGGTATTTTTGGATTAACGCCTGTTTTAGATGGTTTTGGGTTAATTATTGCTGCTTTTAGTTATAATGGACAAGTAACAATTACTACAACTTCGGATGCGAAAACAATGCCAGATGCTGATAAATTCTCAAGATATATTAGAGATTCTGCAAATGAATTAGAAGAAATTATTCTAAAAAAGAAAGAAGAAAAAACAGTTTCTAAAGTCATTAAATTTAAAAGTATTTCTTTCTTTAATTCCTTTAGAAAATTCTTAAAAGAAAGCAAATCTTTAGATAAAAAACTAAAAGCTGTCTATAGTTTTGAGGTTCATCAAAATGAAACCATTGCATATTGGACATTAGATTTCTCTAAAAAAGAACCTTCTTTAAGTAAGAAAAAAACCGCAAAAGTAAATACTGTCATCACAATTGATGATACTATTTTATACGATGTTTTTAAAGGGAAATTATTATTGGAAGAACTTTTAATTCAGGAAAGAATAAAATTCACAGGAACAAAAAAAGACACAGATTTAATCTTAAAATTAATGTCAACTTTTTTAGAGAAAGCATAA
- a CDS encoding nuclear transport factor 2 family protein: protein MNTLEVANKWRHMCQEGKNLECITELYADNVVSREMPGVPHGEVVSGKQNVFEKSKQWLEDVVEFHSSKISEPVVADNHFTSKMSFDVTFKSRGRQQMDEVCVFEVQNGKIANEQFFYTM from the coding sequence ATGAATACTTTAGAAGTTGCCAATAAATGGCGCCATATGTGCCAAGAAGGAAAAAATTTAGAATGTATTACAGAGTTATATGCAGACAATGTAGTTAGTAGAGAAATGCCTGGTGTTCCTCATGGAGAAGTTGTTTCTGGAAAACAAAATGTATTCGAAAAAAGTAAACAATGGTTAGAAGATGTTGTAGAATTTCACAGCAGTAAAATTTCTGAACCAGTTGTTGCAGACAATCATTTTACAAGCAAAATGAGTTTCGATGTTACATTTAAAAGTAGAGGAAGACAACAAATGGACGAAGTTTGCGTTTTTGAAGTACAGAATGGAAAGATTGCGAATGAGCAATTCTTTTACACCATGTAA
- a CDS encoding cryptochrome/photolyase family protein: MKDKINIFWFRRDLRLDDNIGFYNALKSENPVLPIFIFDENILDKLPKDDARVNFIFDELQKMRKTLQDENDSSLAIFHGTPKNIYQNLIKEYKIDTVFTNRDYEPYAKERDEEIEKLLADSNINFKTFKDQVIFEKDEVVKKDGTPYVVYTPFMKVWKEKFKTHNLDIYYTNSFLKNLVKNTRLPNLSLSDLGFTKSKQEIKEYDVTPTLIQEYEETRNFPAKDATSKLGPHLRFGTVSIRKMIKKATAEKNEIFWQELIWREFFMQILWHFPQTHKEAFKSKYDRIEWRNNEKEFKKWCEGQTGYPLVDAGMRELNETGFMHNRVRMLVGSFLCKHLLIDWRWGEAYFAEKLHDYEMASNVGNWQWVAGSGVDASPYFRIFNPTTQIKKFDKDLKYIKKWVPEFQELTYAKEIVDHKEARERCLKVYKEALN, translated from the coding sequence ATGAAAGACAAAATAAATATTTTTTGGTTTAGACGTGATTTAAGATTAGATGACAATATAGGTTTTTACAACGCTTTAAAAAGTGAGAATCCTGTTCTACCTATTTTTATTTTTGATGAAAATATTTTAGACAAACTACCAAAAGACGATGCAAGAGTCAACTTTATTTTTGATGAATTGCAAAAAATGAGAAAAACCTTACAAGATGAAAACGACAGTAGTTTGGCTATTTTTCATGGAACTCCAAAGAATATTTATCAAAATTTAATAAAAGAATATAAAATTGATACCGTTTTTACAAATAGAGATTATGAGCCGTATGCAAAAGAAAGAGATGAAGAAATAGAGAAACTATTAGCTGATAGTAACATCAATTTTAAGACTTTTAAAGACCAAGTAATTTTCGAAAAAGACGAAGTTGTAAAAAAAGATGGTACTCCTTATGTGGTTTATACGCCTTTCATGAAAGTGTGGAAAGAAAAATTTAAAACACATAATTTAGATATCTACTACACTAATTCCTTCCTAAAAAATTTGGTAAAAAATACACGTTTACCAAATCTCTCATTGTCTGATTTAGGTTTTACTAAATCGAAACAAGAAATTAAAGAGTACGATGTTACGCCTACTTTAATTCAAGAATACGAAGAAACTAGAAATTTTCCAGCAAAAGATGCTACTTCAAAATTAGGCCCGCATTTACGATTTGGAACGGTTAGCATTCGAAAAATGATAAAAAAAGCCACTGCAGAAAAAAACGAGATTTTCTGGCAGGAATTAATTTGGCGAGAATTTTTTATGCAGATTTTATGGCATTTTCCACAAACTCATAAAGAAGCCTTCAAATCAAAATACGACAGAATTGAGTGGAGAAATAACGAAAAAGAGTTTAAAAAATGGTGCGAAGGTCAAACTGGTTATCCTTTAGTAGATGCAGGAATGCGTGAGTTAAATGAAACTGGTTTTATGCACAATAGAGTAAGAATGTTAGTGGGTAGTTTTTTATGCAAACATTTATTAATCGATTGGAGATGGGGAGAAGCTTATTTTGCAGAAAAATTACACGATTACGAAATGGCAAGTAACGTTGGTAATTGGCAATGGGTTGCAGGTTCTGGTGTAGATGCTTCGCCATATTTTAGAATTTTTAATCCAACAACTCAAATCAAAAAGTTCGATAAAGATTTAAAATATATTAAAAAGTGGGTTCCAGAATTTCAAGAATTAACGTATGCTAAAGAAATCGTAGATCATAAAGAGGCAAGAGAGCGTTGTTTAAAAGTTTATAAAGAAGCTTTAAATTAA
- a CDS encoding SRPBCC family protein, with protein sequence MKIYTFHRKQNLPISLEKGWEFLSNPKNLKTITPDYMSFDILSGADRPMYPGQIIQYIVTPILGIKTKWVTEITHVKDNEYFVDEQRFGPYALWHHKHFIKEIEDGVEMEDIIDYKVPMGILGQMVHPFLVKPKLEEIFEYRQKKLTELFGEYK encoded by the coding sequence ATGAAAATATACACGTTTCACAGAAAACAAAATCTACCAATTTCATTAGAAAAAGGTTGGGAATTCTTATCGAATCCGAAGAATTTAAAAACAATTACTCCAGATTATATGAGTTTTGATATCCTTTCAGGAGCAGACAGACCTATGTATCCTGGACAAATAATTCAATATATTGTTACTCCGATTTTAGGGATAAAAACAAAATGGGTCACAGAAATTACGCACGTAAAAGACAACGAATATTTTGTAGACGAACAACGTTTTGGACCTTATGCTTTATGGCATCACAAACATTTTATCAAAGAAATTGAGGATGGTGTAGAAATGGAAGATATTATAGATTACAAAGTTCCTATGGGAATTTTAGGGCAAATGGTACATCCTTTTTTAGTGAAACCAAAATTGGAAGAAATATTTGAATATAGACAGAAAAAATTGACAGAACTTTTTGGAGAATACAAGTAA
- a CDS encoding TspO/MBR family protein gives MKQLKFTILFLIINFGGLAIGNWLMENGPMTDWYINLNKAPWTPPGWVFGVAWTLIMICFSIYLGKLFSEENSKKMKLFFLLQFILNVSWNYIFFNQNLVLFGLITITLLTSLLFYYFFNLSNKVKYYKYLLLPYKIWLCIATSLNLYILIHN, from the coding sequence ATGAAACAATTAAAGTTTACCATATTATTTTTAATCATCAATTTTGGTGGTTTGGCAATTGGAAATTGGCTCATGGAAAATGGACCAATGACAGATTGGTACATCAATTTAAATAAAGCTCCTTGGACACCTCCAGGTTGGGTTTTTGGTGTTGCTTGGACATTAATTATGATTTGCTTTTCCATTTATTTAGGAAAATTGTTTTCTGAAGAAAATTCCAAGAAAATGAAATTATTTTTTCTACTTCAATTTATATTGAATGTAAGTTGGAATTATATTTTCTTCAACCAAAATTTGGTTTTATTTGGGTTGATAACCATTACATTATTGACTTCCCTCCTATTTTATTACTTCTTCAATTTGAGTAATAAAGTAAAATATTACAAATATTTATTACTTCCATATAAGATTTGGCTGTGCATTGCAACTTCCTTAAATCTATATATTTTAATTCATAATTAA
- a CDS encoding Lacal_2735 family protein: MFGLFKKKSEVEKLQEKYKKLMEEGFKLQSINRSDSDQKYLEADNLLKEIEKLKANS, translated from the coding sequence ATGTTCGGACTTTTCAAAAAGAAATCGGAAGTAGAAAAATTACAAGAAAAATATAAAAAATTGATGGAAGAAGGTTTTAAGCTTCAATCTATCAATAGAAGTGATAGTGATCAGAAATATTTAGAAGCAGATAATTTGTTGAAAGAAATAGAAAAGTTGAAAGCAAATTCTTAA
- a CDS encoding glutathione peroxidase, with amino-acid sequence MTNIYDIKINSLQNKAIDLSEYKNKFILFVNVASKCGFTSQYKEMEELSSQYKENLVVIGVPCNQFGKQEPGNASEIQEFCEVNYGVSFLITEKVDVKGINQHPLYTWLTNREFNSKKSSTVKWNFQKYLVSPEGKLIDYYFSITKPLSSKITKHLK; translated from the coding sequence ATGACCAATATCTACGATATTAAAATTAATAGTTTACAAAATAAAGCTATTGACTTATCTGAATACAAAAACAAATTTATCTTGTTTGTAAATGTCGCTTCGAAATGTGGCTTTACTTCACAATATAAAGAAATGGAAGAATTGAGTAGTCAATACAAAGAAAACTTGGTGGTTATTGGAGTTCCTTGCAATCAATTTGGAAAACAAGAACCTGGAAATGCTTCTGAAATTCAAGAGTTTTGTGAGGTAAATTATGGAGTTTCGTTTCTAATTACAGAAAAAGTAGATGTGAAAGGAATTAACCAACATCCTTTATATACTTGGCTAACAAATAGAGAATTTAATAGCAAAAAAAGTTCTACTGTTAAGTGGAATTTTCAAAAATATTTGGTTTCTCCTGAAGGAAAATTAATCGATTATTATTTTTCAATTACAAAACCATTGAGTTCTAAAATTACTAAACACTTAAAATAA